In Schizosaccharomyces osmophilus chromosome 2, complete sequence, the following proteins share a genomic window:
- the rpl1002 gene encoding 60S ribosomal protein L10, translating into MARRPARCYRYIKNKPYPKSRYNRAVPDPKIRIFDLGRKRATVDEFPLCIHLVSNELEQITSEALEAARITTNKYLVKIAGKDAFHLRVRAHPYHVVRINKMLSCAGADRLQQGMRHAFGKPNGLVARVRIGQVLMSIRTKDSNRTTAIEALRRCQYKFPGQQKIIVSKKWGFSQYNRSEFIEKRSRGEVIPDGCYAKFLNKRGRLDEKFEVFPDASFNLA; encoded by the coding sequence ATGGCCCGTAGACCCGCACGTTGCTACCGTTATATTAAGAACAAGCCTTATCCCAAGTCTCGTTACAACCGTGCTGTTCCTGATCCCAAGATCAGAATCTTTGACTTGGGCCGTAAGCGTGCCACTGTTGACGAGTTCCCCTTGTGCATTCACTTGGTTTCTAACGAGTTGGAACAAATCACCTCCGAAGCTCTCGAAGCTGCTCGTATTACCACCAACAAGTACTTGGTGAAGATCGCTGGTAAGGATGCTTTCCACCTCCGTGTCCGTGCTCACCCCTACCACGTTGTCCGTATCAACAAGATGCTTTCTTGTGCCGGTGCCGATAGATTGCAACAAGGTATGCGTCACGCTTTCGGTAAACCCAACGGTTTGGTTGCCCGTGTGAGAATTGGTCAAGTCTTGATGTCTATCCGTACCAAGGACTCCAACCGTACTACTGCTATTGAAGCCCTCCGTCGTTGCCAATACAAGTTCCCTGGtcaacaaaaaatcattgTTTCCAAGAAGTGGGGTTTCTCTCAATACAACCGTTCTGAATTCATTGAGAAGCGTAGCCGCGGTGAAGTCATTCCTGATGGCTGCTACGCTAAGTTCTTGAACAAGCGTGGTAGACTTGACGAGAAGTTTGAGGTTTTCCCTGATGCTTCCTTCAACCTTGCTTAA
- the lys1 gene encoding aminoadipate-semialdehyde dehydrogenase, producing MSQKALTTEEYAQRLERWSERLKNQTISHLPADYSRPVPSRLVEAVSEKVLNDETKAALISIYATAQTKGINATPFNILLTLFIVLVIRLTGDEDISIGTSSENAIPFVLRTFAQQNESFFGLLEKVADIESTCSADAVDFTDLINHLNSKLSKQDEIRKSLAHIRFYNAPDTPSESFLSSTSLDVDLTVLVSLKKPAEELSSLRSFTFPDLQLKVIYNQLVFSQNRINILADQLFQLVISASQNINGSIGSLDLKTDSQNRVLPDPTIDLDWSGFRGPIQDIFAHNAAKFPERECIVVTPSVTENASATSYTYRQIDESSNILAHHLVQSGIERGDVVMVYAYRGVDLVVAVMGVLKSGATFSVIDPAYPPARQTVYLGVAKPRGLVFLADAGVVSPTVVDYVKKNLDLKTFVPSLKLSKEGALTGGFLEGSNTDILSSVAHLKSQQTGVVVGPDSTPTLSFTSGSEGIPKGVKGRHFSLAYYFDWMSHEFNLSENDRFTMLSGIAHDPIQRDIFTPLFLGASLIVPTAEDIGTPGQLAHWANKYQVTVTHLTPAMGQLLSAQAEEQIPSLHHAFFVGDILTKRDCLRLQVLATNVNVVNMYGTTETQRSVSYFVVPARSKDSTFLETQKEVIPAGKGMKNVQLLVINRHDSSKLCGIGEVGEIYLRAGGLAEGYLGNEEMTSKKFLQSWFADPSKFVDRTPEDAPWKKYWLGIRDRMYRSGDLGRYLPSGDVECSGRADDQVKIRGFRIELGEINTHLSRHPNVRENITLIRRNKDEEPTLVSYIVPQDMDKDDYASGTDTDDLVVQGLRKYRKVIKNIREYMKTKLPNYAVPTVIVPLNRMPLNPNGKIDKPALPFPDTSQLAAASISRTKNASTEALTTVEQEMKDIWQSIIPHAVGLSKKANFFDVGGHSILATRLIFELRKRYAVNVPLGLIFREPTIEGLAREIGKLKSGEMVDLYDVPKGEPEDKEVAYGKDAVQLTNVLPQSYPTFSGLKVDDCKTVLLTGANGYLGVFILRDLMTRNSNIKVMALIRASSPDHGLQRLRDSSIAYGVWDEKWIESISVVNGDLALENWGLANEQWNSLCEEVDVVIHNGALVHWVYPYSKLKGPNVMGTITALKLCSFGKPKSLGFVSSTSTIDTEYYVNLSNEITSKGGNGIPESDSLSGSAESLQTGYGQSKWVAEYLIKQAGLRGLRGVIVRPGYILGDSKTGAINTDDFLVRMMKGSIELGLYPNINNTVNMVPTDHVARVTTASAFHPGEGVTVAHVTSHPRLRFNQFLATLSKFGFGTKQSEYLSWRIALEKYVVHESHDSALYPLLHFVLDNLPANTKAPDLDDANAREILKRDTEWTKVDVSAGAAVLEREMGLYLSYLVSIGFLAKPTHKAEKELPKIELNTLTMEKLASVGGRGGAPVTK from the coding sequence atGAGCCAGAAGGCTCTAACAACGGAAGAATATGCTCAGCGCCTTGAGCGCTGGTCGGAAAgattaaaaaatcaaactaTTTCTCACCTCCCTGCGGATTATAGCCGCCCCGTTCCTTCCAGGCTAGTGGAAGCTGTTTCCGAAAAGGTTCTAAACGATGAAACCAAGGCTGCATTGATCAGTATTTATGCTACCGCCCAGACAAAGGGAATTAACGCTACTCCTTTCAATATTTTGCTGACGTTGTTTATCGTCCTTGTAATTCGGTTGACCGGTGACGAAGACATTAGCATTGGAACTAGTTCAGAGAATGctattccttttgttttacgGACATTTGCTCAACAAAATGAGTCCTTCTTTGGACTTTTAGAAAAGGTTGCAGATATTGAGAGCACATGTTCTGCTGACGCTGTAGATTTTACCGATCTGATAAATCATTTAAATAGCAAACTATCGAAACAGGATGAAATTCGCAAAAGTCTTGCGCATATACGTTTCTACAACGCACCAGATACGCCATCCGAAAGCTTCTTGTCTTCAACCAGCTTAGATGTCGATCTGACTGTTTTAGTTTCCCTCAAGAAACCTGCGGAAgaactttcttctttgcgTTCTTTCACTTTTCCTGATCTACAACTCAAAGTTATTTACAACCAACTTGTTTTCTCCCAAAACAGAATTAATATTCTTGCCGATCAGCTTTTCCAACTTGTTATATCTGCCTCCCAAAACATCAATGGCTCCATTGGTTCCTTGGATTTAAAGACGGATTCTCAAAATCGCGTTTTACCAGATCCTACAATAGATCTTGATTGGTCTGGTTTCCGTGGCCCTATCCAAGATATTTTTGCTCATAACGCTGCTAAATTTCCCGAAAGGGAGTGCATTGTAGTAACACCTTCGGTGACGGAGAACGCTTCAGCTACTTCTTATACATATCGCCAAATCGACGAATCTTCCAATATACTTGCTCACCATCTTGTTCAAAGTGGTATAGAAAGAGGCGATGTTGTTATGGTTTATGCCTACCGTGGTGTCGATTTGGTGGTAGCCGTCATGGGTGTTCTCAAATCTGGCGCTACTTTCTCCGTTATTGACCCGGCCTACCCCCCAGCTAGACAGACTGTTTATTTGGGAGTTGCCAAACCAAGAGGTTTAGTCTTTTTGGCTGATGCTGGTGTTGTTTCTCCTACTGTTGTTGACtatgtaaagaaaaatttagatCTTAAAACGTTCGTACCCTCTTTGAAGTTGTCAAAAGAAGGCGCTTTAACTGGTGGTTTTCTGGAAGGTAGCAACACTGATATATTATCGAGTGTTGCTCACTTAAAGAGCCAACAAACTGGAGTAGTTGTTGGGCCAGATAGCACTCCTACACTTAGTTTTACTAGTGGTAGTGAAGGTATTCCTAAGGGTGTTAAAGGACGTCATTTTAGTTTGGCTTACTATTTTGACTGGATGTCACATGAGTTTAATCTTTCGGAAAATGACAGGTTCACTATGCTTAGCGGTATTGCTCACGATCCTATTCAGAGAGATATCTTTACCCCTCTGTTCCTTGGTGCATCTCTTATTGTACCAACGGCTGAAGACATTGGTACTCCAGGACAGCTTGCCCACTGGGCAAATAAATACCAAGTGACTGTTACCCATTTAACTCCTGCAATGGGTCAGTTACTTTCCGCTCAAGCTGAAGAACAAATTCCATCCCTCCATCATGCGTTTTTCGTGGGTGATATTCTCACTAAGCGTGATTGCCTTCGTTTACAAGTGCTTGCTACGAATGTCAATGTCGTCAACATGTATGGTACCACTGAAACACAGCGGTCTGTCTCATATTTTGTGGTTCCCGCTAGATCAAAAGATTCCACATTCTTAGAGACTCAGAAAGAAGTCATACCGGCTGGTAAAGGTATGAAAAACGTCCAATTGCTTGTCATCAACCGTCATGATAGTAGCAAGCTTTGCGGTATCGGAGAAGTAGGCGAAATTTATTTACGTGCTGGTGGTCTAGCAGAGGGATATCTTGGCAATGAGGAAATGACGTCCAAAAAGTTCTTGCAGAGTTGGTTCGCTGATCCCTCTAAATTTGTCGATCGCACTCCTGAAGATGCTCcatggaaaaaatattggTTGGGTATTAGAGACCGCATGTATCGTTCTGGTGATTTGGGACGTTACCTTCCATCCGGTGACGTTGAATGTAGTGGTCGTGCTGATGACCAAGTCAAAATTCGTGGTTTTCGAATTGAACTAGGTGAAATAAATACCCATCTTTCTCGCCATCCTAATGTGCGTGAGAATATTACACTTATTCGCCGTaacaaagatgaagagcCTACCTTGGTTTCTTATATTGTTCCTCAAGACATGGATAAAGATGATTACGCTAGTGGTACCGACACAGACGATTTAGTGGTTCAAGGTCTTCGAAAGTATAGAAAGGTTATTAAAAACATCCGAGAGTACATGAAGACCAAGCTTCCTAACTATGCAGTTCCCACTGTTATCGTTCCATTAAATCGTATGCCATTAAATCCTAATGGCAAAATAGATAAGCCTGCTTTACCTTTCCCTGATACGTCTCAATTGGCAGCAGCTTCTATTTCTCGTACTAAGAATGCAAGCACAGAGGCCCTCACCACTGTTGAgcaagaaatgaaagataTCTGGCAAAGTATTATTCCTCATGCTGTCGGTTTAAGTAAGAAAGCTAATTTCTTTGACGTTGGAGGGCATTCAATTTTGGCTACTCGTCTCATTTTCGAGTTAAGGAAGAGATATGCCGTAAATGTTCCTTTGGGGTTGATTTTTCGTGAACCTACAATTGAAGGATTGGCTAGAGAGATTGGTAAACTCAAATCTGGAGAAATGGTTGACCTGTATGATGTTCCTAAGGGAGAACCTGAAGATAAGGAAGTTGCTTATGGCAAGGATGCAGTTCAACTTACAAATGTACTTCCTCAGTCATATCCTACGTTCTCTGGATTGAAGGTTGATGACTGCAAGACAGTATTATTGACTGGTGCCAATGGATACTTGGGTGTGTTTATTCTTCGTGATTTGATGACACGTAATTCAAATATTAAGGTTATGGCCTTAATTCGTGCATCTTCCCCAGACCATGGTTTGCAGCGTCTCAGGGATAGTAGTATTGCTTACGGTGTTTGGGACGAGAAGTGGATTGAGTCAATATCTGTTGTTAATGGAGACCTTGCATTAGAAAATTGGGGACTTGCCAACGAACAGTGGAACAGCTTATGTGAGGAAGTAGATGTCGTTATACATAATGGTGCTTTAGTACACTGGGTCTATCCTTATTCCAAACTTAAGGGACCTAACGTTATGGGTACAATCACTGCTCTAAAGTTATGTTCTTTTGGTAAGCCGAAATCGTTAGGATTTGTATCCTCAACATCTACTATCGATACAGAATATTATGTTAATCTTTCCAATGAGATTACATCTAAGGGTGGTAATGGTATCCCCGAGTCGGATTCTCTTTCTGGTTCAGCTGAGAGTTTACAAACCGGTTACGGTCAAAGTAAATGGGTTGCCGAATACTTGATTAAACAAGCCGGTTTGCGTGGTTTGAGAGGAGTTATTGTCCGCCCAGGTTACATTTTGGGTGATTCAAAAACTGGAGCTATTAATACTGATGACTTTCTGGTTCGAATGATGAAGGGTAGCATTGAGTTGGGTCTCTATCCCAACATTAACAATACAGTGAACATGGTTCCTACAGATCATGTTGCACGTGTAACGACAGCTTCTGCATTCCACCCAGGTGAAGGAGTCACTGTTGCCCACGTTACTAGTCATCCTCGTCTTCGATTCAATCAATTTTTGGCAACATTAAGTAAATTCGGGTTTGGTACAAAGCAATCGGAATATCTAAGTTGGCGAAttgctttggaaaaatatGTCGTTCATGAATCTCACGACAGCGCGTTGTATCCTTTGCTGCATTTTGTTCTTGATAATCTCCCAGCCAACACGAAGGCACCTGACTTGGATGATGCCAACGCTCGTGAGATCTTAAAGCGTGATACAGAATGGACCAAGGTTGATGTATCCGCTGGAGCTGCTGTACTTGAACGAGAAATGGGACTTTATTTATCTTACCTTGTTTCCATTGGGTTTTTAGCGAAGCCTACTCATAAAGCTGAGAAGGAGCTACCAAAGATAGAGTTAAATACTTTAACTATGGAAAAGCTTGCCAGCGTCGGGGGACGTGGCGGCGCTCCTGTTACTaagtaa
- the per1 gene encoding plasma membrane amino acid transmembrane transporter Per1, translating to MSTSINENNLEKYPPNKTNYEEAKDEKKVDLGPSDTSAEGELYELEPEKEGFFRGIINDFKPATSVRDDGVGLKRSLKGRHMQMIAIGGAIGTGLFVGSGSSLATGGPASVIINYTLIGIMMFCTVYALGELAVAYPLAGGFYTYCMRFIDPGWGFACGWNYFFNYFVTFPLELTTCAITFKYWTEINSAAWISIFLVLIIFVNLFGIKGYGEVEFVLSTVKVIATTGFIILAIIINCGGVPTDDRGYIGGKIISHQPFRHSFKGFCSVFTTAAFSFSGTEAVGLAAAEAENPRKSLPHATRQVFWRIAIFYVVGLLMVSLLVSPDDPELMNNSSGASVSPFVLAIREAGIKGLPSVFNAVIIISVISVANSCTYIASRTLHALAINKNAPSFFSYTDRLGRPLMAMIVVLSFGFLAYINEAKDKSTTVFNWLLSISGLSSFFSWGSINLCHIIFRLAMKKQGRSLDTLGFVSPMGIWGSCIGLGFNILCLIAQFYVSLFPIGGKPNASSFFQGYLAAIVVITFFIGYKIYDRSYIRSLNDIDLDTGLHTFEDLLDDEKPKDAKGRVKQVLHSIC from the coding sequence ATGTCGACTTCTATTAACGAAAACAATCTCGAAAAATACCCTCCCAACAAAACGAATTATGAAGAGgcaaaagatgaaaagaaggtCGATCTAGGTCCCTCAGATACCAGCGCTGAAGGAGAACTTTATGAATTGGAACCAGAGAAGGAAGGGTTTTTCCGAGGCATTATCAACGATTTTAAACCTGCAACATCTGTCAGAGATGACGGTGTCGGCTTGAAAAGAAGCCTGAAAGGACGACACATGCAAATGATTGCCATTGGTGGTGCCATTGGTACAGGTCTTTTCGTAGGTTCTGGTAGTTCCCTTGCTACTGGTGGGCCTGCTTCGGTCATTATTAATTATACCTTGATTGGTATCATGATGTTTTGTACGGTCTACGCTTTAGGTGAATTGGCTGTCGCTTATCCGCTAGCCGGTGGCTTTTACACATATTGCATGCGTTTTATCGACCCTGGTTGGGGCTTCGCTTGCGGTTGGaactatttttttaattattttgtCACTTTTCCTTTAGAATTAACCACTTGCGCTATCACTTTTAAATATTGGACGGAAATTAATAGTGCTGCTTGGATTAGTATTTTTCTAGTCTTAATTATTTTTGTCAATCTGTTTGGTATTAAAGGTTATGGTGAAGTCGAGTTTGTCTTGTCGACAGTTAAGGTGATTGCTACTACCGGATTCATTATTTTGGCAATCATTATCAACTGTGGTGGTGTACCTACCGATGACAGAGGTTATATCGGTGGTAAAATTATTTCACATCAACCCTTCCGACACAGCTTCAAAGGCTTTTGTTCTGTGTTTACCACAGCCgctttttcgttttcaggTACCGAAGCTGTCGGTCTAGCAGCTGCTGAGGCTGAAAACCCGAGAAAGTCCTTACCCCACGCTACACGCCAAGTTTTCTGGCGTATTGCCATTTTCTATGTTGTCGGTTTGCTTATGGTTAGTTTATTGGTTAGTCCTGATGACCCTGAATTGATGAATAACAGCAGTGGTGCCAGTGTTTCTCCATTCGTGCTTGCTATCAGAGAAGCTGGAATTAAAGGACTTCCTTCTGTGTTTAATGCCgttattattatttccGTTATTTCAGTCGCCAATTCTTGTACTTATATCGCAAGCCGTACCTTGCACGCCCTTGCTATTAACAAGAATGCgccttccttcttttcttataCCGATCGATTGGGTCGTCCTTTAATGGCCATGATTGTGGTCCtctcttttggattcttgGCTTATATTAATGAAGCCAAAGATAAAAGTACTACCGTATTCAATTGGTTGCTTTCTATCTCTGGTCTTTCGagcttcttttcttggGGTAGTATTAACTTGTGCCATATTATCTTTAGACTTGCTATGAAAAAGCAAGGTCGTTCTTTGGATACTCTTGGTTTTGTGTCCCCTATGGGTATCTGGGGCTCATGTATCGGTTTGGGCTTCAACATTTTATGTTTAATTGCTCAATTTTATGTATCACTTTTTCCTATCGGCGGTAAGCCTAACGCAAGTAGCTTTTTCCAAGGTTACTTGGCAGCTATCGTGGTCATCACCTTTTTTATCGGTTACAAGATTTATGACAGAAGTTATATTCGATCTTTAAATGACATCGATTTGGATACAGGCTTGCATACTTTTGAGGATCTTttggatgatgaaaagcCTAAGGATGCCAAAGGACGTGTAAAACAAGTTCTGCATAGTATTtgttaa